In Bifidobacterium sp. ESL0775, the following are encoded in one genomic region:
- a CDS encoding ABC transporter ATP-binding protein produces MKKNKAGKAGMPAVQKAPKGTTKRLLGYIFHYRWQCVVVIIGILICACTQSLPSFVLQPLIDNCIMPFIHAQTPDWGPLIHMTIIVGSIYALGMVASFVWNYMVVGIEQGVLKTVRDQMFEHQQKLPIRYFDTHEHGDMMSRYTNDTDTLRQMVSQAMPQLLISGASVLAALFAMLWLSVPFTIFTVVFVVLMMLVVRVIVSRSGRYFVRQQETIGDVNAFVEESVNGQKVIKVFNHEDATQARFDQKNEQLFEASAKANIYANITMPVIGNMGNVLYVLLAIVGGIAGINGWFNFGISGSGALTLGMIVSFLTLSKALINPISQISSQINMIMMALAGAARIFNLIDEPVESDNGTVRLVSVELGSDGRTMTETNHETGHWAWKRAADDDGTRSLEAAKKLKGSAREVAMKAHEKAITSPDGRLTLLRGDVRFTNVSFGYNPDKTVLHDITWFAKPGQKMALVGATGAGKTTITNLINRFYDVQEGQILYDGIDVKNIKKADLRRSLGIVLQDVNLFTGTVLDNIRYGKLDATDEECIDAAKRTNADGFIRMLPEGYNTVLQGDGSGLSQGQRQLISIARAAVADPPAMILDEATSSIDTRTEEVVEQGMDALMNGRTVFVIAHRLSTVRNSDIIMVLDHGRIIERGTHDELIAQRGEYYQLYTGKLELE; encoded by the coding sequence ATGAAAAAGAACAAGGCCGGCAAGGCGGGCATGCCCGCGGTGCAGAAAGCGCCGAAGGGCACCACCAAGCGCCTGCTCGGCTACATTTTCCATTACCGCTGGCAGTGCGTTGTCGTGATCATCGGCATCCTGATCTGTGCCTGCACGCAGTCGTTGCCTTCGTTCGTGCTGCAGCCGTTGATCGACAACTGCATCATGCCCTTCATCCATGCGCAGACGCCCGACTGGGGTCCGCTGATCCACATGACCATCATCGTCGGGTCCATCTACGCGCTGGGTATGGTCGCCTCGTTCGTCTGGAACTATATGGTCGTCGGCATCGAGCAGGGTGTGCTGAAGACGGTGCGCGACCAGATGTTCGAGCATCAGCAGAAGCTGCCGATCCGCTACTTCGACACCCACGAGCACGGCGATATGATGAGCCGCTACACCAACGACACCGACACCTTGCGCCAGATGGTCTCGCAGGCCATGCCGCAGCTCCTGATTTCCGGGGCTTCCGTGCTCGCCGCGCTGTTCGCGATGCTTTGGCTTTCCGTGCCGTTCACCATCTTCACCGTCGTCTTCGTGGTGCTGATGATGCTGGTGGTGCGTGTGATCGTCAGCCGTTCCGGGCGCTACTTCGTCCGTCAGCAGGAAACCATCGGTGACGTCAACGCGTTCGTCGAGGAATCCGTCAACGGCCAGAAGGTCATCAAGGTCTTCAACCACGAGGACGCCACGCAGGCCCGCTTCGACCAGAAGAACGAGCAGCTCTTCGAGGCTTCGGCCAAGGCGAACATCTACGCGAACATCACCATGCCGGTCATCGGCAACATGGGCAACGTGCTCTACGTCCTGCTGGCGATTGTCGGCGGCATCGCGGGCATCAACGGCTGGTTCAACTTCGGCATCTCCGGGTCCGGCGCGTTGACGCTGGGTATGATCGTCTCGTTCCTGACGCTTTCCAAGGCGTTGATCAACCCGATCAGCCAGATTTCCTCGCAGATCAACATGATCATGATGGCGCTCGCCGGTGCCGCGCGTATCTTCAACCTGATCGACGAGCCGGTCGAATCCGACAACGGCACCGTCCGCTTGGTCAGTGTCGAACTTGGCTCCGACGGCCGCACGATGACCGAAACCAATCATGAGACCGGACACTGGGCCTGGAAGCGCGCCGCGGACGACGACGGCACGCGCTCGCTGGAGGCCGCCAAGAAGCTCAAGGGCTCGGCCCGTGAGGTGGCGATGAAGGCCCACGAGAAGGCGATCACCTCGCCCGACGGCCGTCTGACGCTGTTGCGCGGCGATGTTCGCTTCACCAATGTCTCGTTCGGCTACAATCCCGACAAGACCGTATTGCATGACATCACCTGGTTCGCCAAGCCGGGCCAGAAGATGGCGCTTGTTGGGGCCACGGGCGCGGGCAAGACCACCATCACCAACCTCATCAACCGTTTCTACGACGTGCAGGAAGGCCAGATCCTCTACGACGGCATCGACGTCAAGAACATCAAGAAGGCCGATCTACGCCGTTCGCTGGGAATTGTATTACAGGACGTCAACCTCTTCACCGGCACAGTGCTCGACAACATCCGCTATGGCAAGCTCGACGCCACCGATGAGGAATGCATCGACGCCGCCAAGCGTACCAACGCCGACGGGTTCATTCGCATGCTGCCGGAAGGCTACAACACCGTGCTGCAAGGCGACGGTTCCGGCCTTTCGCAAGGCCAGCGCCAGCTGATCTCCATCGCGCGCGCCGCCGTTGCCGACCCGCCTGCCATGATTCTGGACGAGGCGACCAGCTCCATCGATACCCGCACCGAGGAAGTCGTGGAGCAGGGGATGGACGCGCTGATGAACGGACGCACCGTCTTCGTCATCGCCCACCGGCTCTCCACCGTGCGCAATTCCGACATCATCATGGTGCTTGACCACGGCCGCATCATCGAGCGCGGCACCCACGACGAGCTCATCGCCCAGCGCGGCGAATACTACCAGCTCTACACCGGCAAGTTGGAGTTGGAGTAG
- a CDS encoding cupredoxin domain-containing protein, producing MVGSIVVILVALVVSVAIVWYFFAPRKAAQASREGALQTAHIVVKGGYTPAEIDVEAGSPVRLQFDRQEDGECSSHVIFSDLGIDQTLPPFKTTDVEFTPTKPGDLSYACGMNMLHGVVHVLPKGTKSKS from the coding sequence ATGGTCGGCAGCATCGTGGTGATTCTGGTAGCGCTTGTGGTGAGCGTGGCTATCGTCTGGTATTTCTTCGCGCCCCGCAAGGCCGCGCAGGCCAGCCGTGAGGGTGCGTTGCAGACGGCGCATATCGTCGTCAAGGGTGGCTATACGCCCGCAGAGATCGATGTGGAGGCCGGTTCGCCGGTTCGTCTGCAGTTCGACAGGCAAGAAGACGGCGAATGCTCGTCGCACGTCATTTTCAGCGACCTCGGCATCGACCAGACGCTGCCGCCTTTCAAAACCACCGATGTCGAATTCACGCCGACCAAGCCCGGCGATCTGTCCTACGCCTGCGGCATGAACATGCTGCATGGCGTCGTGCATGTGTTGCCGAAGGGAACGAAAAGCAAGAGCTGA